One window of Arthrobacter oryzae genomic DNA carries:
- a CDS encoding O-acetylhomoserine aminocarboxypropyltransferase/cysteine synthase family protein, with the protein MADRTFGFRTRALHAGGTPDAEHGARAVPIYQTTSFVFKDTQDAANLFALQKYGNIYSRIGNPTVAAFEERIASLDGGIGAVATSSGMAAEFITFAALTQAGDHIVAASQLYGGTVTQLDVTLRRFGVDTTFVPGTDPADYAAAVRENTKAIFVEVVANPSSEVQDLAALAKVAHDAGIPLVVDATLSTPYLVRPIEHGADIVIHSATKFLGGHGTTLGGVIVESGRFNWGNGKFPTMTEPVASYGNVSWWGNFGEYGFLTKLRCEQLRDIGPALSPQSAFQLLQGVETLPQRLDEHLRNAQAVAEWLEADERVAYVNFSGLPSHPHFERAQKYLPLGPGSVFSFGVKGGRAAGQKFIESLQLASHLANVGDSRTLVIHPGSTTHQQLSPAQLESAGVPEDLVRISVGLEDIEDILWDLDQALTAASEAELVSTGSNTETADTCTIGALS; encoded by the coding sequence ATGGCCGACCGCACGTTCGGTTTCCGCACCCGCGCCCTCCACGCCGGCGGAACGCCCGACGCCGAGCACGGCGCCCGGGCCGTCCCGATCTACCAGACCACGTCCTTCGTCTTCAAGGACACCCAGGACGCCGCCAACCTTTTCGCCCTGCAGAAGTACGGCAACATCTACTCGCGCATTGGCAACCCCACGGTGGCGGCATTCGAGGAGCGCATCGCCTCCCTCGACGGCGGGATCGGCGCTGTAGCGACGTCGTCGGGCATGGCGGCGGAGTTCATCACGTTCGCTGCGCTGACCCAGGCCGGGGACCACATCGTGGCGGCGTCCCAGCTGTACGGCGGCACGGTCACCCAGCTGGACGTCACCCTGCGCCGCTTCGGGGTTGACACCACGTTCGTGCCCGGCACCGATCCCGCGGACTACGCCGCTGCGGTCCGGGAGAACACCAAGGCCATCTTCGTTGAGGTGGTGGCCAACCCGTCGTCGGAAGTCCAGGACCTTGCGGCCCTGGCAAAGGTGGCGCACGACGCCGGCATCCCCCTCGTCGTGGACGCCACCCTGAGCACGCCCTACCTCGTGCGGCCGATCGAACACGGGGCGGACATTGTGATCCACTCCGCCACCAAGTTCCTGGGCGGACACGGCACCACCCTCGGCGGCGTGATTGTCGAAAGCGGCCGCTTCAACTGGGGCAACGGCAAGTTCCCCACCATGACCGAGCCCGTGGCCTCCTACGGCAATGTCTCCTGGTGGGGCAACTTCGGCGAATACGGCTTCCTGACCAAGCTCCGCTGCGAGCAGCTGCGGGACATCGGCCCGGCCCTCTCTCCGCAGTCCGCGTTCCAGCTGCTGCAGGGCGTGGAAACCCTGCCCCAGCGCCTGGACGAGCACCTCAGGAACGCCCAGGCCGTGGCGGAATGGCTTGAGGCGGACGAGCGCGTGGCGTATGTGAACTTCTCCGGGCTGCCGTCCCACCCGCACTTTGAGCGGGCGCAGAAGTACCTGCCCCTGGGCCCCGGTTCTGTGTTCTCCTTCGGGGTGAAGGGCGGCCGCGCCGCCGGTCAGAAGTTCATCGAGTCGCTCCAGCTGGCCTCGCACCTGGCCAACGTGGGCGATTCGCGGACCCTCGTGATCCACCCCGGCTCAACCACCCACCAGCAGCTGAGCCCGGCCCAGCTCGAGTCCGCCGGAGTTCCGGAAGACCTGGTCCGCATCTCCGTGGGCCTTGAGGACATCGAGGACATCCTCTGGGACCTGGACCAGGCCCTGACGGCGGCTTCGGAGGCTGAGCTGGTTTCAACAGGCTCGAACACCGAGACGGCCGACACCTGCACGATCGGAGCACTGTCATGA
- the sfnG gene encoding dimethylsulfone monooxygenase SfnG, translating to MNDISSVARLSEPLKFAYWVPNVSGGLVVSTIEQRTGWDFDYNKKLARIAENSGFEYALTQTRYAASYGADKQHEATSFSLALLAATERLKVISAVHPGMWHPGVLAKYIITADHISNGRAAVNIVSGWLKNEFTNFGLEWLEHDERYVRTEEFINVLRGLWTEQEYSQSGKYYNITDFTLNPAPVDVPGRAHPEIFFGGNSTAAQATAGRVADWYFSNGKDLEGFKENIAGVVAASEATGRGKDGTLAAPHFGLNGFVIARDSEKEARDTLREIVEKAHKPAVQGFRDAVQEAGASTKDGKGMWADSTFEDLVQYNDGFKTQLIGTPEQIAERIVEYKKIGVNLFLTGYLHFQEEVAAFGQDILPIVRELEADLARRNGTELDLSGTPVASASAAGLVNA from the coding sequence ATGAACGACATCAGCAGCGTTGCCCGTCTTTCCGAACCGCTCAAGTTCGCCTACTGGGTGCCGAACGTATCCGGCGGCCTGGTGGTCTCCACGATCGAGCAGCGCACCGGCTGGGACTTCGACTACAACAAGAAGCTTGCACGGATCGCCGAGAACTCCGGCTTCGAATACGCCCTGACGCAGACCCGATACGCCGCCTCCTACGGTGCCGACAAGCAGCACGAGGCCACGTCCTTCAGCCTGGCGCTGCTGGCGGCCACCGAGCGGCTGAAGGTCATTTCGGCGGTCCACCCGGGCATGTGGCACCCCGGCGTGCTCGCCAAATACATCATCACCGCGGACCACATCTCCAACGGCCGCGCCGCCGTCAACATCGTCTCCGGCTGGCTCAAGAACGAGTTCACCAACTTCGGCCTCGAATGGCTCGAGCACGACGAGCGCTACGTCCGCACGGAGGAATTCATCAACGTGCTCCGCGGCCTCTGGACCGAGCAGGAATACAGCCAGTCCGGCAAGTACTACAACATCACCGACTTCACGCTGAACCCGGCGCCGGTGGACGTTCCGGGCCGCGCGCACCCTGAAATCTTCTTCGGCGGCAACTCCACCGCTGCGCAGGCCACGGCCGGCCGCGTGGCCGACTGGTACTTCTCCAACGGCAAGGACCTTGAGGGCTTCAAGGAAAACATTGCAGGGGTGGTGGCAGCTTCTGAGGCCACCGGCCGCGGAAAGGACGGCACCCTCGCGGCGCCGCACTTCGGCCTGAACGGCTTCGTGATCGCCCGCGATTCCGAAAAGGAAGCCCGCGACACCCTCCGCGAAATCGTGGAGAAGGCCCACAAGCCGGCGGTCCAGGGGTTCCGCGACGCCGTGCAGGAAGCCGGAGCGTCCACGAAGGACGGCAAGGGCATGTGGGCGGACTCGACCTTCGAAGACCTGGTCCAGTACAACGACGGCTTCAAGACCCAGCTGATCGGCACACCGGAGCAGATCGCGGAACGGATCGTGGAGTACAAGAAGATCGGCGTGAACCTGTTCCTCACCGGCTACCTGCACTTCCAGGAGGAAGTGGCGGCGTTCGGCCAGGACATCCTGCCGATTGTCCGCGAGCTTGAGGCGGACCTCGCCCGCAGGAACGGCACTGAGCTGGACCTTTCCGGCACGCCCGTCGCCTCGGCATCCGCAGCCGGCCTGGTGAACGCCTGA
- the acs gene encoding acetate--CoA ligase, producing MTPEISPALPTFARIPSEATPQSTSDATANEAGLRDAPGSSRGSSGWSLTEPTDDAVHGVPTDGPARHRSTTPNDHTDTVAFWEQQALRLDWAEPAEGARSGNNTSGKPWHTAHRRVPADVEAGTGPDITWFEGGKLNVAYNCVDRHVAAGRGNKVALHFEGEPGDRRAITYAELQREISKTANALLALGITKGDRVVIYLPVIPETVIVTLAVARIGAIHSLVFGGFSAEALKFRVEDTGAKLLVTTDGQFRRGVAVPVKDNADAAVAGDNAIEHVLVVNRTTPADQLATVPMAAGRDVWWHDAVGNAADTHEAEAFDAETPLFIMYTSGTTGKPKGLVHTSGGYLTQASWSFEHLFSNPDPALRDQDVHWCTADLAWVTAHTYEIYGPLSNGVTQVIFEGTPNTPHPGRHFEIIERYGVTQYYTAPTLVRSLMGWFPDGVPDTYDLSSIRMLGTVGEAVNPEAWRWLRRNVGAGTAPVVDTWWQSETGATILSPAPTDTEFKPGCAARPLPGVSTRIVDDAGNTVPPGVQGFIVVDSPGPAIARTVWGNPQRYFDSYWRKYAAQGWFLAGDGAKYDDDGDIWILGRVDDTLNVSGHLLSTIEIESALVSHPAVVEAGVCPVADAKTGHAVVAFVVLKGGASPEVAADLRNHVAKEIGPIAKPRDVVVVPDVPKTRSGKIMRRLLTQLFEGTTLGDTTSLQNEPAIAGIQDALAGYAASPTGQKQTSRNGQK from the coding sequence ATGACCCCTGAGATTTCCCCTGCCCTGCCCACCTTTGCCCGGATTCCGTCCGAGGCAACCCCACAATCCACTTCGGACGCGACGGCGAACGAAGCAGGGCTGCGTGACGCGCCCGGCTCCTCTCGCGGCTCTTCGGGATGGTCCCTGACTGAGCCCACGGACGACGCAGTGCACGGCGTCCCCACTGACGGACCGGCGCGTCACCGCAGTACCACCCCCAACGACCACACGGACACGGTTGCCTTCTGGGAACAGCAGGCCCTCCGCCTCGACTGGGCCGAACCCGCCGAGGGCGCCCGCAGCGGCAACAACACCAGCGGCAAACCCTGGCACACAGCCCACCGGCGCGTTCCGGCAGACGTGGAAGCGGGCACCGGACCGGACATCACGTGGTTCGAGGGAGGCAAGCTCAACGTCGCCTACAACTGCGTGGACCGCCACGTTGCCGCCGGCCGCGGCAACAAGGTGGCTCTGCACTTCGAGGGTGAGCCAGGCGACCGCCGGGCCATCACCTATGCCGAGCTGCAACGTGAAATATCCAAGACCGCCAATGCGCTCCTGGCCCTGGGCATCACCAAGGGCGACCGCGTGGTCATCTACCTTCCGGTCATCCCCGAAACAGTCATCGTCACCCTCGCCGTGGCCCGCATCGGCGCCATCCATTCCCTCGTGTTCGGTGGATTCTCCGCCGAAGCGCTGAAGTTCCGAGTGGAAGACACCGGGGCCAAGCTCCTGGTCACCACGGACGGGCAGTTCCGCCGCGGTGTGGCCGTGCCGGTCAAGGACAATGCGGACGCCGCGGTTGCCGGGGACAACGCGATCGAGCACGTCCTGGTGGTCAACCGCACCACCCCCGCGGACCAGCTGGCAACGGTCCCCATGGCCGCAGGCCGCGACGTCTGGTGGCACGACGCCGTCGGAAATGCCGCTGACACCCACGAAGCGGAAGCGTTCGACGCCGAGACTCCCCTCTTCATCATGTACACCTCCGGGACCACCGGTAAGCCCAAGGGCCTGGTGCACACCTCCGGCGGGTACCTGACGCAGGCGTCCTGGAGCTTCGAGCACCTGTTCAGCAACCCGGACCCGGCACTCCGGGACCAGGACGTGCACTGGTGCACTGCGGACCTCGCCTGGGTCACGGCCCACACGTACGAGATCTACGGCCCTCTGTCCAACGGTGTCACGCAGGTGATCTTCGAAGGCACGCCAAACACCCCGCACCCGGGTCGGCACTTTGAGATCATCGAGCGCTACGGCGTGACCCAGTACTACACGGCGCCCACCCTGGTCCGCTCGCTCATGGGCTGGTTCCCGGACGGCGTCCCGGACACGTACGATCTCTCCTCGATCCGGATGCTCGGCACCGTGGGCGAAGCCGTCAACCCCGAGGCCTGGCGCTGGCTCCGCCGGAACGTCGGCGCCGGCACCGCCCCCGTCGTGGACACCTGGTGGCAGTCCGAGACCGGCGCCACCATCCTCTCCCCCGCCCCGACGGACACCGAGTTCAAGCCCGGCTGCGCGGCCCGCCCGTTGCCGGGCGTCAGCACCCGGATCGTGGACGACGCCGGCAACACGGTGCCGCCAGGCGTCCAGGGGTTCATTGTGGTGGACTCGCCCGGCCCCGCCATCGCCCGCACCGTCTGGGGCAATCCGCAGCGCTACTTCGATTCGTATTGGCGCAAATACGCCGCGCAGGGCTGGTTCCTCGCCGGCGACGGCGCCAAATACGACGACGACGGCGACATCTGGATCCTGGGCCGGGTGGACGACACCCTCAACGTGTCCGGCCACCTGCTGTCCACCATCGAAATCGAATCGGCCCTCGTCTCCCACCCGGCCGTGGTGGAAGCCGGCGTCTGTCCGGTGGCGGATGCGAAGACCGGCCACGCCGTCGTCGCCTTTGTGGTGCTGAAGGGCGGGGCGTCCCCGGAAGTGGCCGCGGACCTCCGGAACCACGTCGCGAAGGAGATCGGACCGATCGCCAAGCCGCGCGACGTCGTCGTGGTTCCCGATGTGCCCAAGACCCGCAGCGGCAAGATCATGCGCCGGCTGCTCACCCAGCTTTTCGAGGGGACCACCCTCGGCGACACCACGTCGCTCCAGAACGAACCGGCAATCGCCGGCATCCAGGATGCCCTGGCCGGCTACGCCGCCTCCCCCACGGGACAGAAGCAGACTTCCCGCAACGGACAGAAGTAA
- a CDS encoding CoA-binding protein: protein MAHVNDPAVIERLMRTKGTWAVVGLTTNEWRSAYDVSLYIRDRMGMEIIPVNLPGDDVHGEKGYRSLADIPAEKHPIDVVDCFVNSRKVGAVIDQAIAVGAKAVWLQLGVFDDAAVERAKAAGLDVVVNECPAREGWRVGV, encoded by the coding sequence ATGGCCCACGTTAACGATCCGGCAGTCATTGAGCGACTCATGCGAACCAAAGGCACTTGGGCGGTGGTGGGCCTGACCACCAACGAATGGCGCTCGGCGTACGACGTTTCCCTGTATATCCGCGACCGGATGGGCATGGAAATCATCCCGGTCAACCTCCCGGGCGATGACGTGCACGGCGAGAAGGGATACCGCTCGTTGGCGGATATTCCCGCGGAAAAGCACCCGATCGACGTCGTGGACTGCTTTGTTAATTCCCGCAAGGTGGGAGCGGTGATCGACCAGGCCATTGCCGTGGGCGCCAAGGCAGTGTGGCTTCAGCTCGGGGTGTTCGACGACGCCGCAGTGGAGCGTGCCAAGGCGGCGGGACTGGACGTGGTGGTTAACGAGTGCCCTGCCCGCGAAGGGTGGCGCGTGGGCGTCTAG
- a CDS encoding MmcQ/YjbR family DNA-binding protein, which translates to MDADTLREICLSFPGTYEDFPFGPETSVFKVRAAVAGGSRHEAKMFAASAMDPADWSVSLKCEPALAEQLRSVHPEISGAWHMNKTHWNGVRLDGSLPDDMIRDMVEDSYDLVVATLSRKQREQLGWAGLARGDGA; encoded by the coding sequence ATGGACGCTGACACCCTCCGCGAGATCTGCCTGAGCTTCCCCGGCACCTACGAGGACTTTCCGTTCGGTCCGGAAACCTCCGTCTTCAAGGTGCGCGCGGCCGTGGCGGGCGGTTCGCGGCACGAAGCGAAGATGTTCGCGGCGTCCGCCATGGACCCGGCGGACTGGTCCGTGAGCCTCAAGTGCGAGCCCGCCCTGGCGGAGCAGTTGCGGTCGGTCCACCCTGAAATCTCCGGCGCCTGGCACATGAACAAGACGCACTGGAACGGGGTCCGGCTGGACGGATCGCTACCGGACGACATGATCCGGGACATGGTGGAGGACTCCTACGACCTGGTGGTGGCCACGCTGAGCCGCAAGCAGCGTGAGCAGCTGGGCTGGGCCGGGCTCGCCAGGGGTGATGGAGCATGA
- a CDS encoding DUF1990 family protein — MTRIRRLARGRLDYPGIGSTEHGRAPDGIPWVVTQAYLGDGPALYRRVAHGILAWQLQKRSGLRVRTDSDVVVPGARVVSGFGVGPFRINAPCEVVWVRRPVPGDGPQSAGFGYGTLPGHPVRGEEAFEVELDGENRVFLKITAFSRPSTWFYAAGSAVTGRAQRHVTNRYIGSAHELAAGES, encoded by the coding sequence ATGACGCGTATCCGCCGCCTGGCCCGGGGCCGCCTGGACTACCCGGGCATCGGTTCCACCGAACACGGACGGGCGCCGGATGGCATCCCTTGGGTGGTGACCCAGGCCTATCTCGGCGACGGCCCGGCGCTCTACCGGAGGGTCGCCCACGGAATCCTGGCCTGGCAGTTGCAGAAGCGGTCCGGGCTGCGGGTCCGCACGGACTCCGACGTCGTGGTGCCCGGCGCGCGCGTCGTGAGCGGATTCGGCGTCGGGCCTTTCCGGATCAATGCGCCCTGCGAGGTGGTGTGGGTCCGCCGGCCGGTGCCCGGCGACGGTCCGCAAAGTGCCGGTTTTGGTTACGGAACCCTTCCCGGCCACCCCGTGCGGGGCGAGGAAGCCTTCGAAGTGGAGCTGGACGGCGAGAACCGGGTGTTCCTGAAGATCACGGCGTTCAGCCGGCCGTCCACCTGGTTTTACGCTGCCGGGAGCGCCGTCACGGGCCGTGCGCAGAGACATGTCACGAACCGATACATTGGGAGTGCACACGAACTGGCCGCAGGTGAAAGCTGA
- a CDS encoding putative quinol monooxygenase — protein MIFIVVKFKVKPDWSEKWLGLVEDFTQATRQEKGNLWFDWSRSVDDPNEFVLVEAFKDDAAGDHVNSAHFQKAMADMPQALAETPRIISRQLDGDGWDRMGELTI, from the coding sequence GTGATCTTCATTGTCGTCAAATTCAAGGTCAAGCCGGACTGGTCGGAAAAGTGGCTGGGCCTGGTGGAGGACTTCACCCAGGCGACGCGGCAGGAGAAAGGCAACCTGTGGTTCGACTGGTCCCGCAGCGTGGACGACCCCAACGAGTTCGTGCTGGTGGAAGCCTTCAAGGACGACGCCGCGGGCGACCACGTCAACAGCGCGCACTTCCAGAAGGCCATGGCGGACATGCCGCAGGCACTCGCTGAGACCCCGCGCATCATCAGCCGCCAGCTCGACGGCGACGGCTGGGACCGGATGGGCGAGCTCACCATCTGA
- a CDS encoding DUF503 domain-containing protein, whose translation MWIGWIEFDILLGDVHSLKEKRSVVRPLLAELKRRFEVSVAEVGDHEQYRRTQLGAGLVAADRAHVVEVLTAVERFVAFRPELELLSARQREFRSDD comes from the coding sequence ATGTGGATCGGATGGATCGAATTCGACATTCTCCTCGGCGACGTTCACAGCCTCAAGGAGAAGCGATCCGTGGTGCGGCCGCTGCTGGCCGAGCTGAAGCGGCGCTTCGAGGTATCCGTTGCGGAGGTGGGTGACCACGAACAATACCGGCGGACGCAGCTGGGCGCTGGCCTGGTGGCAGCAGACCGCGCGCACGTCGTGGAGGTGCTCACCGCCGTCGAACGCTTCGTGGCCTTCCGCCCCGAACTGGAACTCCTCAGCGCCCGCCAGCGGGAGTTCCGCAGCGACGACTGA